GGAAAAAGAACTTTGGAACATGGTCTTGAAATTGAATCCTTCCCGTTAAAGAGGGGGATTCAATTTCAAGACCTATATCTAATCGTTAGTAAATAATCTTCTGGTCTTAAGCCTTCAAAATTAAAAATTGAGAATTCTGAACCACTCAACCACTCAACCACTCAACCACTCAACTAATGAACATCTACGAATACACAACGAATAAATCGACCGGAGAAGAACTTCCTTTAAAGCAGTTCGAAGGAAAAGCGTTACTCGTGGTCAATACGGCCACTGAATGTGGACTTACCCCTCAATTCAAAGGACTTGAGGAACTGCACAAGAAGTACGGTAAGGACGGATTGCGGATCGTTGGATTTCCCTGTAATCAATTTGCCGGACAAGAGCCCCTCGACAATTTGGAGATGGCCCAAACGTGTGAATTGAATTACGGCGTAACCTTTCCATTGACTCAAAAAGTAAAGGTCAACGGTAAAGATGCCGATCCCATTTTCAAGTATTTGAAGAAGACCCTTCCCGGAGCGCTCGGAAATGCGGTTAAGTGGAACTTCACGAAATTCCTGATCGGACCCGATGGCACCCC
This portion of the Flavobacteriales bacterium genome encodes:
- a CDS encoding glutathione peroxidase, which encodes MNIYEYTTNKSTGEELPLKQFEGKALLVVNTATECGLTPQFKGLEELHKKYGKDGLRIVGFPCNQFAGQEPLDNLEMAQTCELNYGVTFPLTQKVKVNGKDADPIFKYLKKTLPGALGNAVKWNFTKFLIGPDGTPIKRYAPTTKPEEIESDIVAHLPVGQEK